The proteins below come from a single Natranaerofaba carboxydovora genomic window:
- the istB gene encoding IS21-like element helper ATPase IstB, whose protein sequence is MKETIESYCKKLKLGTTIPENYPQIEADTHEEFLEKLLRLEVEQREINRKNRLLKQANFPTFKTFKDYNFDNVALPESIDVETLKTAGFVEQKENLILYGPVGTGKTFMSIAVGIEACNRGKKVMFYTTAALVNQLLEAQADGEINKLMKKIEKADVLICDEWGYIPLNTEGAQLLFQVISNCYEKRSVIITTNLEFSKWNTIFYDEKLTSAIIDRLVHYSHLITFTGPSYRLQNSYINC, encoded by the coding sequence ATGAAAGAAACTATTGAGAGCTACTGCAAAAAGCTTAAGTTAGGTACTACTATACCGGAGAATTACCCTCAAATAGAAGCAGATACCCATGAAGAGTTTTTAGAGAAACTTTTAAGACTGGAGGTGGAACAAAGGGAGATAAATCGTAAAAACCGCCTTTTAAAACAGGCTAATTTTCCTACCTTCAAAACATTTAAGGACTACAATTTTGATAACGTAGCTTTGCCGGAAAGCATTGACGTGGAAACACTTAAGACTGCCGGTTTTGTTGAACAAAAGGAAAATCTTATTCTTTACGGGCCTGTAGGCACTGGGAAAACTTTTATGAGTATTGCTGTGGGAATTGAAGCTTGTAACCGTGGGAAAAAGGTTATGTTTTACACTACAGCAGCTTTGGTCAATCAGCTTTTAGAAGCTCAAGCTGACGGGGAAATAAATAAATTAATGAAAAAGATTGAAAAAGCAGATGTGTTAATTTGCGATGAATGGGGGTACATCCCCCTCAACACAGAAGGAGCACAACTTCTTTTTCAAGTAATTTCAAACTGTTACGAAAAGCGTAGTGTAATCATCACTACCAATTTAGAATTTAGCAAGTGGAACACTATATTTTATGATGAAAAGCTTACTAGTGCAATTATCGACAGGTTAGTTCACTACAGCCATTTGATCACATTTACAGGGCCTAGCTACAGGCTGCAGAACTCTTACATTAATTGCTAA
- a CDS encoding YezD family protein: MSPKRKKQKEVLEKINEAIEELEYGQVTVVIQDSKVVQIEKTEKVRFV; encoded by the coding sequence ATGAGCCCCAAAAGAAAAAAACAAAAAGAAGTGCTGGAAAAAATTAATGAAGCTATAGAAGAGCTTGAATATGGGCAGGTTACTGTAGTTATTCAAGATTCTAAAGTAGTTCAGATAGAAAAAACAGAAAAAGTTAGGTTTGTGTAA
- the thiS gene encoding sulfur carrier protein ThiS: MATVYVNGKAREFEGVTTINKVLEELNMKPEMVNVQVNQEMVDKGKFEETKVTENDKVEILMFMGGGCCQPKCC, from the coding sequence ATGGCAACGGTTTATGTTAATGGCAAGGCAAGGGAGTTTGAAGGTGTTACTACTATCAATAAGGTTTTGGAAGAACTTAATATGAAGCCAGAGATGGTAAATGTTCAGGTTAACCAGGAGATGGTTGACAAGGGTAAGTTTGAAGAGACAAAGGTAACTGAAAATGATAAAGTGGAGATTTTGATGTTCATGGGTGGAGGCTGTTGTCAGCCTAAGTGCTGTTAA
- a CDS encoding HesA/MoeB/ThiF family protein, which yields MLNDTQLERYSRHIILSDVGVEGQQKLMDSKVLIIGTGGLGAPAAMFLAAAGVGTIGLADYDKVELSNLQRQIIHQTEDVGKDKTKSGQETIASMNPDVRVVTHNTWVSSSNILDIINSEDYDFIIDGTDNFSAKFLINDACVMAGKPFVHAGIIRFSGQLITYIPGEEENAPCYRCLFKEPPPEGSVPTCREAGVLGVMGGVIGTLQATEAIKYIIGKGDNLTGELLTYDALDMEFRKIQVSRNKDCILCGDNPEITELFDYSPPSCVIQTEN from the coding sequence ATGTTAAACGATACTCAGTTAGAAAGATACTCAAGACATATAATCTTGTCCGATGTAGGGGTAGAAGGTCAGCAAAAATTAATGGATTCAAAAGTCTTGATAATTGGAACAGGCGGGCTTGGTGCTCCAGCGGCAATGTTCTTAGCAGCAGCTGGTGTTGGGACGATTGGCCTTGCTGACTATGATAAGGTGGAGCTATCTAACCTACAGCGCCAGATTATACACCAGACAGAAGATGTTGGTAAGGATAAGACAAAGTCAGGCCAGGAAACTATTGCCAGCATGAACCCTGATGTTAGAGTGGTTACTCATAATACCTGGGTCAGTTCGTCAAATATTTTGGACATTATTAATAGTGAAGATTATGATTTTATTATAGATGGGACAGATAATTTTTCAGCAAAGTTTTTGATTAACGATGCTTGTGTTATGGCAGGTAAGCCTTTTGTTCATGCCGGGATTATACGTTTCTCGGGCCAGCTGATAACCTATATCCCTGGTGAAGAGGAAAATGCACCTTGTTATCGCTGTCTGTTCAAAGAACCACCACCTGAAGGTTCTGTGCCTACCTGTCGCGAAGCTGGAGTATTAGGAGTAATGGGTGGAGTGATAGGTACTCTCCAGGCAACAGAGGCGATCAAATATATTATTGGTAAGGGAGATAACCTCACGGGAGAGCTGCTTACCTACGATGCTCTGGACATGGAATTTAGGAAAATCCAGGTGAGTAGGAACAAAGACTGTATACTGTGTGGAGATAACCCGGAGATAACAGAGCTTTTTGACTACAGTCCTCCGTCCTGTGTTATCCAAACAGAAAACTAA
- the istA gene encoding IS21 family transposase, translating into MTQQYNIKYLSFHKGKKYSEISRETGHDFKTVKKYAEKEDFNDSPPRRKKKSSKLDPFKPTIDQWLNEDTKAPVKQRHTAKRIYDRLKEEFKEKFNVSERVVRYYVSAKKREIFGDSEAYLPLEHPSGEAQVDFGESLIYENGKEIKGHSLVLSFPHSNVAYEQVFRGQNQECLLEGLQRIFKYINGVPTKIWFDNLSAAVKEIKKKGERELIEQFEKFALHYGFLHNFCNAGKSNEKGHVENKVGFTRLNHFVPVPSVSDIEDLNEELFQKAENDAQKLHYKKQKKEAELFEEDKNCLLKLPDKPFDIGRLVKVKTNKYGKVELDKKIYSTSPRLVGKQVWLYLTHDRVDVLDEDYKQVVSHPRLYQETESMKWYPYLELIAKRPNALKYTGFYKELPDPWQDYLEYLDYPKKKKALHLLKDIIEHNDMDTAADVLSQTLKDGVDDVESIRLTWTRKTSNITLPSELVSNNNIPSMTGYTPNFAVYDELLNKAGDRK; encoded by the coding sequence ATGACTCAACAGTATAATATCAAATACTTATCATTTCATAAAGGAAAAAAGTACAGCGAAATTAGCAGGGAAACAGGCCATGATTTCAAAACTGTGAAAAAATACGCCGAGAAGGAAGATTTTAATGATAGTCCTCCCCGGAGAAAGAAAAAAAGTTCAAAACTTGATCCTTTTAAACCAACTATTGATCAGTGGTTAAATGAAGATACAAAAGCTCCAGTAAAACAGCGGCATACAGCTAAAAGAATATACGATAGATTAAAAGAGGAATTTAAGGAAAAATTTAATGTTTCTGAAAGAGTCGTTAGATATTACGTATCAGCTAAAAAGAGAGAAATATTTGGTGATAGTGAAGCTTATCTTCCCCTTGAACATCCTTCTGGGGAAGCTCAAGTGGACTTTGGCGAGTCACTAATTTATGAAAACGGCAAAGAAATCAAAGGGCATTCTCTAGTCTTATCGTTTCCCCATAGCAATGTAGCTTACGAGCAAGTTTTCAGGGGCCAAAACCAGGAATGTTTGTTGGAAGGGCTGCAGAGGATATTCAAATATATAAACGGTGTTCCCACAAAGATTTGGTTTGATAATCTATCTGCTGCAGTGAAAGAAATTAAGAAAAAAGGTGAAAGAGAGTTAATCGAACAATTTGAAAAATTTGCCCTTCATTACGGGTTTCTCCACAACTTTTGTAATGCCGGCAAATCAAATGAAAAAGGTCATGTGGAAAACAAAGTAGGCTTCACCAGGCTAAATCATTTTGTCCCCGTTCCTTCCGTATCTGACATAGAAGATTTGAATGAAGAACTTTTTCAAAAAGCAGAAAACGACGCCCAAAAACTGCACTACAAAAAACAAAAGAAAGAAGCAGAGCTATTTGAAGAGGATAAAAATTGCTTACTTAAATTACCGGACAAGCCTTTTGATATTGGCCGATTGGTAAAAGTAAAAACAAATAAATATGGAAAAGTTGAATTAGATAAAAAGATCTATTCCACATCTCCCCGGCTAGTGGGAAAACAGGTCTGGCTTTATTTAACCCATGATAGGGTGGATGTGTTAGATGAAGATTATAAACAAGTGGTTTCACACCCTAGGCTCTATCAAGAAACTGAGTCAATGAAATGGTATCCCTATTTAGAGCTGATAGCAAAACGGCCTAACGCTTTAAAATACACTGGTTTTTACAAAGAATTGCCCGATCCCTGGCAGGATTATCTTGAGTATCTTGATTACCCGAAAAAGAAAAAAGCACTTCATTTATTAAAGGATATAATTGAGCACAATGACATGGATACTGCAGCCGATGTACTTTCACAAACCCTCAAAGATGGAGTAGATGATGTGGAAAGTATCAGGCTTACTTGGACTAGAAAAACTAGCAACATAACTCTACCATCCGAACTGGTTTCAAACAATAATATACCTTCAATGACAGGATATACTCCAAATTTCGCAGTTTACGATGAGCTATTAAACAAGGCAGGTGATAGGAAATGA
- the cysK gene encoding cysteine synthase A encodes MSKSVLDLIGNTPLVKIKETLAGSDSNIFAKLEMFNPGGSVKDRISLSMIEKAEEEGALTPDSLIIEPTSGNTGIGLSIVAAVKGYKLILTMPESMSVERRQMLSNYGAELVLTPAENGMKGAVAKAEELKKENPNSFIPQQFNNFANPEVHRETTAKEILEELESMKENIDAFVAGVGTGGTITGVGEVLKKHYPGVKIFAVEPESSAVLSGGSPGPHRIQGIGAGFVPEVLNTDVIDDVITIKDEDAYNMSKKLGKNQGILPGISSGAAMAGSLEAKDKLPKGSNIVTVFPDLGERYLSVAPYFDI; translated from the coding sequence TTGTCAAAGTCAGTATTAGATCTTATTGGTAACACACCGTTGGTGAAAATCAAGGAAACTCTTGCAGGAAGTGATTCTAACATATTTGCAAAACTTGAGATGTTTAACCCGGGAGGTAGCGTGAAGGACAGAATATCTTTAAGCATGATAGAAAAAGCAGAGGAAGAAGGTGCTTTGACACCTGATAGCTTAATCATTGAGCCTACAAGTGGGAATACGGGAATTGGGCTGTCCATAGTAGCAGCCGTAAAGGGTTATAAGCTGATACTTACTATGCCTGAGAGTATGAGTGTGGAGAGAAGGCAGATGTTAAGTAATTATGGAGCAGAGCTGGTATTAACTCCTGCAGAAAATGGTATGAAAGGTGCAGTAGCTAAAGCCGAAGAGTTAAAGAAAGAAAACCCAAATAGCTTTATCCCGCAGCAATTTAATAATTTTGCCAATCCAGAAGTACACCGAGAGACCACCGCAAAGGAAATATTAGAGGAATTGGAATCTATGAAAGAAAATATAGACGCTTTTGTTGCAGGGGTAGGGACCGGAGGTACTATAACCGGTGTTGGAGAAGTTTTGAAAAAGCATTATCCAGGTGTAAAAATCTTTGCTGTTGAGCCAGAAAGTTCTGCAGTCCTGTCTGGTGGTTCTCCTGGACCCCACAGAATTCAAGGAATAGGAGCAGGTTTTGTACCTGAAGTGCTAAACACAGATGTCATAGATGATGTGATTACAATAAAAGATGAAGATGCCTATAATATGTCAAAAAAATTAGGTAAAAATCAGGGGATTCTACCTGGGATATCAAGTGGTGCAGCTATGGCAGGTTCTCTTGAGGCTAAAGATAAACTGCCAAAAGGCTCAAATATTGTAACCGTCTTTCCTGATCTAGGTGAGAGATATCTAAGTGTTGCCCCATACTTTGACATTTAA
- a CDS encoding FMN-binding protein — protein sequence MTFFPIFTGFLSCHFLHFYFATNRVYRFREVGDEVPEDYSPIPEDANFVDGTYRGVFADREETQVNVQFTLEDNEVTDIGYRLLAYDGVDYLEDEDYEAVKEQHKQAIEHLKGNDIREVLADLYEPGEFVDDIDGFSGATVYSNKDISAIVDALNRGVYRFREVGDEVPEDYYSIPEDVSFEDGTYRGIFADREETQVNVQFTLEDNEITDIGHRLLAYDGIDYLEDESVEAVKEQHKQVLDHLEGQDIREVLPDLYEPGEFVDDIDGFSGATVYSNKEKSAILDALNRGVYRFREVGDEVPEDYTPLINTKYLFH from the coding sequence ATGACTTTTTTTCCAATTTTTACGGGATTTTTATCTTGCCATTTTCTCCATTTCTATTTTGCCACAAACAGAGTTTATAGATTTAGAGAAGTTGGGGACGAAGTACCTGAAGATTATAGTCCTATACCAGAGGATGCAAACTTTGTAGATGGAACTTACAGAGGTGTTTTTGCTGACAGAGAAGAAACGCAAGTTAATGTTCAGTTTACTTTAGAAGATAATGAAGTAACAGATATTGGTTACAGACTGCTCGCCTATGATGGGGTAGATTATCTTGAAGACGAAGACTATGAAGCAGTAAAAGAGCAGCATAAGCAGGCCATAGAGCATCTAAAAGGCAATGACATCAGAGAAGTACTGGCCGATCTCTATGAACCTGGTGAGTTTGTAGATGATATTGATGGTTTCTCCGGCGCTACAGTATATTCCAACAAAGATATTTCAGCAATAGTAGATGCGTTAAACAGGGGAGTTTATAGATTTAGAGAAGTTGGTGACGAGGTACCAGAAGACTATTACTCCATACCAGAAGATGTTAGCTTTGAAGATGGGACTTACAGGGGTATTTTTGCTGACAGAGAAGAAACACAAGTTAATGTTCAGTTTACATTAGAAGACAATGAAATAACAGATATTGGGCACAGGTTACTTGCTTACGACGGAATAGATTATCTTGAAGATGAAAGCGTTGAAGCAGTTAAAGAACAGCACAAGCAAGTTCTAGATCATCTAGAAGGTCAAGATATAAGAGAAGTACTACCTGATCTTTATGAGCCTGGTGAGTTTGTAGATGATATTGATGGCTTCTCTGGCGCTACAGTTTACTCAAACAAAGAAAAATCAGCAATATTAGATGCACTAAATAGGGGAGTTTATAGATTTAGAGAAGTTGGTGATGAGGTACCAGAAGATTATACTCCTCTTATAAACACTAAATACTTGTTTCATTAG
- a CDS encoding M67 family metallopeptidase: MNFELNNKTIHLYRSDYEKILSQAKREFPLECCGIFGGLEKEKDVYIYRVYEMKNIDESSTHFSLDPKEQFDKVNKIIDEGYEWLGSYHSHPYTPSRPSEEDKKLAYDPALIYGIISLKGENPVLNFFEIDEDKKVKKYNLNIWEEESACERGE; this comes from the coding sequence ATGAATTTTGAATTAAATAATAAAACAATTCACCTGTATAGAAGTGACTATGAAAAAATCCTATCACAAGCCAAAAGAGAATTCCCCCTTGAATGCTGTGGGATATTTGGTGGGCTAGAAAAAGAAAAAGATGTGTATATCTACAGGGTATATGAGATGAAAAACATAGATGAGAGCAGTACTCATTTTTCCTTAGACCCAAAAGAACAATTTGACAAGGTAAATAAGATCATTGATGAAGGTTACGAATGGCTAGGCAGCTATCATTCTCATCCTTATACACCATCTAGGCCATCTGAGGAAGACAAAAAATTAGCTTACGATCCGGCTTTAATCTATGGGATTATTTCACTAAAAGGTGAAAATCCGGTTCTTAATTTTTTTGAGATAGATGAAGACAAAAAGGTGAAAAAATATAACTTAAATATTTGGGAAGAAGAAAGTGCCTGTGAAAGAGGTGAATAA
- a CDS encoding DUF4198 domain-containing protein — MRKLGIFFMVVTLFSLISGGSVFAHEVWLEVDGDLEEGSELQIDVMWGHFGDEVEELNYEDYSLYVMTPDKEVQEIEVEEEGLHGRGYFTPSTEGEHIIYTKRKPSVYSPGEGQMINNMHMGKTILPIGVGEKIYSENVDLPLDIIPEMSSKDLSEGNFEGKVLLEGDTVEGANVSAYGPDDEAMMEESDSEGGFSFNLGDEGRWLIKANVSMEDSGTLDGEEYNEVSKTVTMLVDREKLQHVAAQVEDDAGDEVDEEDDNEATEAETELEDKSDEREEAGAGAGDGEGGSGNEIMFLIVGLLLGGAIGIFSGVFFTKKANS; from the coding sequence ATGAGGAAATTAGGAATATTTTTTATGGTTGTGACTTTATTTTCATTAATTTCCGGAGGAAGTGTTTTTGCCCATGAAGTGTGGTTAGAGGTAGATGGTGACTTAGAAGAAGGTAGTGAACTTCAAATAGATGTAATGTGGGGCCACTTTGGTGATGAAGTAGAAGAGTTAAATTATGAAGACTATAGTTTGTATGTGATGACTCCCGACAAAGAGGTTCAAGAGATAGAGGTTGAAGAAGAAGGACTTCACGGAAGAGGCTATTTCACCCCATCTACAGAAGGTGAGCATATAATATATACCAAAAGAAAACCAAGCGTTTATTCTCCAGGAGAAGGCCAAATGATAAACAACATGCATATGGGAAAAACAATTTTGCCCATAGGAGTTGGTGAAAAAATCTATTCAGAAAATGTAGACCTGCCTCTAGATATTATCCCTGAAATGTCTTCTAAAGATCTAAGCGAAGGGAACTTTGAAGGTAAGGTGTTACTAGAAGGCGATACTGTAGAAGGGGCTAATGTAAGCGCATATGGGCCTGATGATGAAGCTATGATGGAGGAAAGCGACTCTGAAGGTGGATTTTCTTTTAATCTAGGTGATGAGGGAAGATGGCTTATTAAAGCTAATGTATCGATGGAGGATAGTGGTACCCTTGATGGGGAAGAATATAATGAGGTTAGTAAGACTGTAACTATGCTAGTTGATAGGGAAAAGTTACAACATGTTGCGGCACAAGTTGAAGATGATGCTGGAGATGAGGTTGACGAGGAAGATGATAATGAAGCAACCGAGGCTGAGACTGAATTAGAAGATAAAAGCGATGAAAGAGAAGAAGCAGGTGCAGGTGCAGGAGACGGGGAAGGTGGCTCTGGTAATGAAATCATGTTTTTAATTGTTGGGCTATTACTTGGTGGTGCAATAGGGATATTTAGCGGAGTGTTTTTCACAAAAAAAGCTAATAGCTAA
- a CDS encoding YeiH family protein encodes MRTKENSLDLGKQAETESNKNTNTEEIRKVNPLLATEDWWAVWLGFFIIALTAVGLFNRVPEPGGWMYNPLNSLGAGTFLELIIFGAALALVLGISVYFVKGEIKKYLYAFGGVFALAVAAYVLGQQEIASEYGLGDVVWALILGITISNTVGVPETIRPAIKSELYIKIGLVLLGAEILFHRLLVLGMYGIGVAWIVTPIVLVSMYFIGTRVLGIKSKSLVVTIGAATSVCGVSAAIVSGGASKASKEEMTLAVSITSLFTIFMIVLMPVIVSLTGMDALVGGAWIGGTVDATGAVVVASSVLGSEAMEVAATIKMIQNVLIGIIGFAIAFIWVSKIEKKAKEKEEGVTGEDKVASRVSVSEIWNRFPKFILGFVAASVLFSFVFFPQMGEAWVEDVLGVTSGLRGWFFALAFISIGLNSNLIKLKHLLSGGKPVILYVMGQGLNLALTLAAAYVLFSGNFIPAPF; translated from the coding sequence ATGAGGACAAAAGAAAATAGCTTGGATTTGGGAAAACAAGCTGAGACTGAATCAAACAAAAACACAAATACAGAAGAAATAAGGAAAGTAAACCCGCTTCTTGCAACAGAAGATTGGTGGGCGGTGTGGCTAGGCTTTTTCATTATAGCTCTTACTGCAGTTGGACTTTTTAATCGAGTACCCGAGCCAGGTGGCTGGATGTATAATCCGCTAAACAGTTTGGGTGCAGGAACATTCTTAGAACTAATAATCTTTGGAGCTGCACTTGCGCTGGTACTTGGAATATCTGTCTATTTTGTCAAAGGTGAAATCAAAAAATACTTATATGCATTTGGTGGAGTCTTTGCCCTGGCTGTTGCAGCATACGTCTTAGGGCAGCAGGAAATAGCATCAGAATATGGATTAGGTGATGTAGTATGGGCACTTATCTTAGGAATTACTATCAGCAACACAGTAGGAGTTCCGGAAACTATCAGGCCAGCGATTAAGAGTGAGTTGTATATAAAGATAGGTCTAGTACTTCTTGGAGCAGAGATTTTGTTCCATCGTTTGCTTGTACTAGGGATGTATGGAATAGGGGTAGCATGGATTGTGACACCGATTGTTCTTGTATCAATGTATTTTATAGGTACGCGGGTTCTTGGGATAAAGAGTAAATCCCTTGTTGTAACTATAGGTGCAGCAACTTCAGTATGTGGTGTATCTGCAGCCATAGTCAGCGGAGGAGCTTCTAAAGCCTCAAAAGAAGAGATGACTCTTGCAGTATCTATAACTTCATTATTTACGATCTTTATGATAGTGTTGATGCCGGTTATAGTCTCCTTAACAGGAATGGACGCTCTTGTTGGAGGTGCCTGGATAGGAGGAACAGTTGATGCGACAGGTGCTGTGGTTGTAGCCTCCTCTGTATTAGGCAGTGAAGCAATGGAAGTAGCAGCAACTATAAAGATGATCCAAAACGTTCTTATAGGTATAATAGGTTTTGCAATTGCTTTTATCTGGGTAAGTAAAATTGAGAAAAAAGCGAAAGAAAAAGAAGAAGGAGTTACAGGAGAAGACAAAGTGGCAAGCAGAGTTAGCGTATCAGAGATATGGAACAGGTTCCCCAAATTTATATTAGGCTTTGTAGCTGCATCAGTATTGTTCTCCTTCGTATTCTTCCCTCAAATGGGAGAAGCTTGGGTTGAAGATGTCCTTGGTGTGACAAGTGGACTTAGAGGTTGGTTCTTTGCCCTTGCCTTTATAAGCATTGGCCTGAACTCAAACCTTATAAAATTAAAGCACTTACTAAGTGGTGGCAAACCTGTGATTCTGTACGTGATGGGTCAAGGCCTAAACCTAGCATTAACTCTTGCAGCAGCTTATGTGTTGTTTAGTGGAAACTTCATACCAGCTCCGTTCTAA
- a CDS encoding sulfurtransferase TusA family protein, which yields MIKENLTPTEVTSDLYDFRNKLNEYLEGKMEDFRFKPYRVARGVYEQRKSGTYMIRTRIVAGEVSLEQLKEIVRLADNYASKNVHLTTRQDVQLHDVRLEDTAEVIEGLLEVGILTKGTGGNTPRNVVASPLSGVSSDEVFDVTPYARLVTRHFLTDPSSFNLPRKYKIAFSNSEKDTANALVADLGFIAVIRESDKSESGYEKGFIVYGGGGLGNNPSCGIKLKDFVPVSEVLYYAEAMKRFFEAEGDRTNKNKARIRHILIRLGEEKFTELFEKKLQEVKEDKQFDLKVLENNDNNDQQIDAAAAQVTATQVDTKSTDEKEELLIKQKQPGYYSVYLHPENGNISTTDLKDLIDFLESIDDSADIRISNTQGLYVRNLRKDDAVGLLKIFKELIYPYKIDNSIACAGASTCKLGLCLSQNLLKSIKEKFENVNPFIKSQLPRAYISGCPNSCGQHQIGKLAFSGIARRTKDGLVPTYVVHFNGKVGTKNPKLAQKYGEIPAKKLPKFLLNLARLKYNNGNRWEFEKFVQENETEVTELIEKYSVIEPYDENPDLYYDVGATELFSIEGRSPGECSLGIMEVIRTDIENARENLEQNYLYEASISAARALLVLRGIDTNKDREIFKAFVDHFVKEGYLKADIEDLTGILLDYKLGDISSLEAYQEDIKYLVKKVEDMYGSLNPKLEITLPKEDDEESDKDGSSGSSGDGSRASSSKDNIQDNIQDNIDGEGYEIVDLRGVKCPMNFAKVKVSLSTKEPGDVVGFYLDQGEPMDNVPKSVEGEGHTIKEIKEFDGYSLLVIEKAE from the coding sequence ATGATAAAGGAAAACTTAACTCCCACAGAAGTTACCAGTGACCTATACGATTTTAGAAATAAGCTTAATGAATATTTGGAAGGTAAGATGGAAGACTTTAGATTCAAACCTTATAGGGTTGCTAGAGGAGTTTATGAACAGAGAAAATCAGGAACTTATATGATAAGGACCAGGATTGTAGCCGGTGAAGTGTCTTTAGAGCAGTTAAAAGAAATAGTTAGACTTGCTGATAACTATGCAAGTAAAAATGTTCATCTTACAACCAGACAAGATGTTCAGCTTCACGATGTAAGATTAGAAGATACTGCTGAAGTAATCGAAGGTCTTCTAGAGGTAGGAATTTTGACAAAAGGAACAGGAGGGAATACCCCAAGGAATGTGGTAGCATCCCCTCTTTCAGGAGTGAGCTCAGATGAAGTATTTGACGTGACACCTTATGCCAGGTTGGTTACAAGACACTTTTTAACAGATCCTAGTTCTTTTAACCTGCCTAGAAAATACAAAATTGCTTTCTCTAACAGTGAAAAAGATACTGCAAATGCTCTTGTGGCAGACTTAGGTTTTATCGCTGTAATTAGAGAAAGTGATAAAAGTGAGAGTGGCTATGAGAAAGGCTTTATAGTCTATGGTGGCGGGGGCCTTGGCAATAACCCTTCCTGCGGTATTAAATTGAAAGACTTTGTACCAGTATCTGAAGTACTGTATTATGCTGAAGCAATGAAGAGATTTTTTGAAGCAGAAGGAGACCGCACTAACAAAAATAAAGCCAGGATTCGTCATATCCTTATTAGACTAGGTGAGGAAAAATTCACTGAGCTTTTTGAAAAGAAACTGCAGGAAGTTAAAGAAGACAAGCAATTTGATCTAAAGGTTTTAGAAAATAATGACAATAATGATCAACAAATAGATGCCGCTGCTGCCCAGGTCACTGCAACCCAGGTAGATACTAAATCGACCGACGAAAAAGAAGAACTTTTGATCAAGCAAAAACAACCAGGTTATTATTCAGTTTATCTACATCCAGAAAACGGGAATATATCGACTACAGATTTGAAGGATTTAATAGATTTTCTAGAAAGCATAGATGACTCTGCTGATATAAGAATATCTAATACTCAAGGGCTTTATGTAAGAAATCTTAGAAAAGATGATGCCGTAGGTCTGTTAAAAATATTTAAAGAACTAATATATCCATATAAAATAGATAATTCTATTGCCTGTGCCGGGGCATCAACCTGTAAACTTGGGCTGTGTCTGTCACAGAATTTACTAAAAAGCATTAAAGAAAAATTTGAGAATGTAAATCCTTTTATAAAATCTCAACTTCCAAGAGCATATATCTCTGGATGCCCAAACTCATGTGGACAGCACCAGATTGGAAAGCTTGCTTTTAGTGGAATAGCTAGAAGAACTAAAGATGGCCTAGTGCCAACTTATGTAGTACATTTTAACGGAAAAGTAGGTACAAAAAATCCTAAACTAGCGCAAAAATACGGTGAAATTCCAGCGAAAAAACTTCCTAAATTTTTGCTTAATCTTGCCAGGCTAAAGTACAACAATGGAAATAGATGGGAGTTTGAGAAATTTGTCCAAGAAAACGAAACAGAAGTTACAGAACTCATAGAAAAATATTCTGTGATAGAGCCATATGATGAAAATCCTGATCTTTACTACGATGTTGGTGCGACAGAACTCTTTTCAATTGAGGGTAGAAGCCCTGGAGAATGCAGCCTAGGTATAATGGAAGTGATAAGGACAGATATAGAGAATGCAAGAGAGAACCTAGAACAAAATTATCTCTATGAAGCTTCTATTTCTGCAGCTAGAGCGCTCCTAGTCCTAAGAGGTATTGATACCAACAAAGATAGGGAGATATTCAAGGCTTTTGTTGATCACTTTGTCAAAGAGGGTTATCTAAAAGCTGATATTGAAGATCTGACAGGCATCCTACTAGATTACAAGCTAGGAGATATATCAAGCCTTGAAGCTTATCAAGAAGATATAAAGTACCTTGTCAAAAAAGTAGAAGATATGTATGGGTCATTAAACCCAAAACTTGAAATCACCCTGCCAAAGGAAGATGATGAAGAAAGTGATAAAGATGGAAGCAGCGGAAGCAGCGGGGACGGTTCTCGTGCTTCTTCTTCTAAGGATAACATTCAGGATAATATTCAAGATAATATAGACGGTGAAGGATATGAAATAGTAGACCTTAGAGGTGTGAAATGTCCTATGAACTTCGCTAAAGTAAAAGTATCTCTATCAACTAAAGAACCCGGTGATGTGGTAGGTTTTTACCTTGATCAGGGTGAGCCTATGGATAATGTGCCAAAAAGCGTAGAAGGTGAAGGACATACTATCAAGGAAATAAAAGAATTTGATGGCTACAGCCTTCTTGTGATTGAAAAAGCTGAATAG